Below is a window of Thermoplasmata archaeon DNA.
TCCGCCTATGTCGTCGGGCTCTCCGGCGGGGCGCTCCTCGCGTTACGATTGACGCTCGATCACCCCGAGCGGGTCCGGGGGCTCGTGATGGTGAGCGGCGCGGCCTACACCGACAACCACACGCGCGCGATCACCCAGCGGTGGGCCGACACGCTGGAGAAGGAGGGGCGCGACGCGCTCGGCCTTCGGATGCTGAAGGATCTGTACTATCCGGACTGGATCGAGGCGCACCTCGACTTCGCCGACACCGTGCGCGCGGCGGTGATGCGGCAGGACCTTGCTCCCACGACGCGATGGGCGGGCGCGATGGAGCGCTTCGACGAACGCGCCCGGATCGCGAGCGTGGCGCGGCCGACCCTGATCGTCCAGGCGATGGACGACCAGGTCGTCGACGCGTCACACGGTCGCATCCTGCGCCAGTCGATCCCGGACTCCCAGATCCGCATCCTGCCGCAGACCGGGCACATGGTCCCTATCGAGCGGCCGGAGGAGACGAGCGCGGCGGTGGCCGAGTTCGTCCGGGTCGTCGAGGCCCGGCGGAGCACGGGGCCGCGATCCACGTGAACCCGGCGACGGCCCGCGCCGTCGGGCTTATGAGGCGCCCGGCGAATCGGGCGGTGATGGCCGACGACGCGGCGGAGATGGCCGAGCGGCTGGAACAGCTGGAAAAGGACCTCAAGGATCTGCGCGCTCGACTCGCGGTCCTCGAGCGCCAGCTCGATCCTCGTTCGGAGCACCCGTCGGACCGCCAGGCCGTGCGCGAGAAGGTCGCCTACGACTGGCAGGCCTGATCGTGGCGGGGCCGGCCGTCGCCGCGGACGGCGCCGCGCCCCGGACGATCGCGGGCCTGCTCGGGCGCCACGCCGACACCTCGCCACCCGTCGGGACCGCGGGGGCTTCGGTAACGATCGTCCTCCGGCAGGGCCGGGTCGAGGTCGAGGTTCTCCTGATCGAGCGAACGGAACGGACGACCGACCCCGCCTCCGGCCAGGTCGCCCTGCCGGGGGGGCACGTGGAGGAGGTGGACTCTTCGCTGGCCCGGACCGCGCTCCGGGAGCTCGACGAGGAGGTGGGCCTCGCGGAGTCCGACCTTGCGGGCCCGATCCGCTACGTCGAGACGAAGGACGCCCCCCGCTTCCGCCTGGCGGTGGCCGTGTTCGCCGCGGAGCTCGGGGCGGATTCGGGCCCTCCCTCCGCTCGCAGCCGCGACGAGGTCGCCCACATCTTTTGGCTGCCACGCTCGGCCCTCGCCGCCACCCGCCGCGTACCCCGGGACACCACGCTCGGGTGGATCGACGTCAGCGCCACGGTCTACGAGGGTCACGTGCTGTGGGGGTTCACCCGACGCGTGCTGCGGGACTTCTTCGCGTTGCCCGCCGAGGACGAGCTGGTCGGGCTCCCCTTCGCGCCACGGCGCACCACCGAGGGCGGGGCCGTTCCCGGCGCGGGTTCCTGAGCTTCGGCCGGGATCTCATCTACCCGTCCGGACTCCTCGGCGCGTGCCGTGGACTCGCACGATCCACCTGACCTGCCCGAAGTGCGCTACCGGCTTCGACTTCGAGTTCATCCCGGGCGCCTCGCTCACCGGCCTTCGGCTGGGGAGCTCGCGCTACATGCGCTGCCCCATCTGCCGCCGATTCTCCGTCTTCCCGATGCACCCGGCCGAGGCGAGCCCGCCGACTCTCTCCCAGGAGACGCCGCCGACCGCCCGGTGATCCGCGGCCGAAGATGCCCGAGACCTCGGATGCCCCGCCGCGATTCAGTGACGCCCGGGTCACGGTGCGCTGGGTCCTGCGGCTGATCGTGCCGATCGTGGTGATCACGACGCTCGTGGCGGTCGAGTTCCCGAGGCCGGCGGTCGCCGTCGGCGCCGCGGTGACGGTCGTGGGGTCGCTCGTGGCGATCCTCGCGTTCGGGCTGTGGCGCGTCCGCCTCCCGCGCACCCGGTGACGCGGCTCGCCCGGGGTGCCGGAGTCGCCCGGTGCGGCCCAAAAATCGCGGAGCATTTATATACCACTTTATATACTCCCGCGCCGGGGATATCGTTGGTGAAGATTCGAATCGAGAACGTGGTCGCGTCGACGTCCCTCGGCGACGAGCTCGACCTGCAGTCGATCGCGCTCGGGCTCGACGGCGCGGAATACGAGCCCGAACAGTTCCCCGGGCTCATCTATCGGCTGAAGCAGCCGAAGACCGCGATCCTGCTGTTCCGCTCGGGCAAGGTCGTCTGCACCGGCGCGAAGAGCATGCACGAGGTCGAGGAGTCGATCCGAACGGTCGCCGCCCAGATCAAGAAGGGCGGTCAGAAGATCAACATGCACCCGAAGATCGAGGTCCAGAACATCGTCGCGAGTTCCGATCTCGAGAGCGAGATCAACCTCAACGCGATCGCCGTAACGCTCGGCCTCGACCGGGTCGAGTACGAGCCGGAGCAGTTCCCCGGCCTCGTGTGCCGGATCGACGAGCCCCGGGTGGTCGTCCTGCTGTTCGGCAGCGGCAAGCTCGTCTGCAC
It encodes the following:
- a CDS encoding alpha/beta fold hydrolase produces the protein MTDAPSAPVALFARDEGKGAPLLLLHTVGGSHAVWDGVLPVLARDLRVLAPDLRGHGRSPLPDGAGFSFEELEGDLLALLDAKGIESAYVVGLSGGALLALRLTLDHPERVRGLVMVSGAAYTDNHTRAITQRWADTLEKEGRDALGLRMLKDLYYPDWIEAHLDFADTVRAAVMRQDLAPTTRWAGAMERFDERARIASVARPTLIVQAMDDQVVDASHGRILRQSIPDSQIRILPQTGHMVPIERPEETSAAVAEFVRVVEARRSTGPRST
- a CDS encoding NUDIX domain-containing protein → MAGPAVAADGAAPRTIAGLLGRHADTSPPVGTAGASVTIVLRQGRVEVEVLLIERTERTTDPASGQVALPGGHVEEVDSSLARTALRELDEEVGLAESDLAGPIRYVETKDAPRFRLAVAVFAAELGADSGPPSARSRDEVAHIFWLPRSALAATRRVPRDTTLGWIDVSATVYEGHVLWGFTRRVLRDFFALPAEDELVGLPFAPRRTTEGGAVPGAGS
- a CDS encoding TATA-box-binding protein — its product is MVKIRIENVVASTSLGDELDLQSIALGLDGAEYEPEQFPGLIYRLKQPKTAILLFRSGKVVCTGAKSMHEVEESIRTVAAQIKKGGQKINMHPKIEVQNIVASSDLESEINLNAIAVTLGLDRVEYEPEQFPGLVCRIDEPRVVVLLFGSGKLVCTGARKPSDVEVAVKKITKELQGAGLLR